A single region of the Mycobacterium avium subsp. avium genome encodes:
- a CDS encoding GH92 family glycosyl hydrolase → MRSRTAPIALVATLAVLMTVIAPAPPRGYDGPPLFVANPVDHVVTLIGTGTGGETVGEINNFPGATVPFGMVQYSPDTAGNYAGYNYDNPRATGFSMTHASVGCAAFGDISMLPVTGGLGVQPWNATERIAHDDTERGVPGYYTVRLPGAGVTAELTATAHTGVGRFSYPGDGRPALLQVRSGSSLAGNSRATIQLGEDNTTITGWATSGGFCDKPNAYTVYFAMKFNRPFISYGSWDGSTVYPGARSANAPYSGGYVEFPAGSVLEVRTAISYVGIEGARANLAAEGNAGFDDARAAAARQWNAALSRVTVAGRNSDDLTTFYTALYRTLLHPNMFNDADGRYVGFDGGIHRVADGHVQYANFSDWDTYRCLAALQALLFPDRAADMAQSLVTDAQQSGALPRWAFANAATGEMSGDSVVPLIVNLNMFGANDFDTAAALRYMVDGATKGGVGLAGYVERRGIATYLRLGYAPFTLEFGRNGWIADASITLEWSIDDFAISRFADSLGDAATAAEFANRAQYWQNLFNPSTRSVVPRSWSGFFRPGPAVVVSPDNFGQVGYDEGNAEQYVWSVPHNIAGLVTALGGRAAVADRLDRFTKKLNVGPNQPYLWAGNEPSFGVPWLYNYIGQPWKTQHTVDRVRGLFGPTADGEPGNDDLGALAGWYVWAALGLYPATPGTPILTVAAPLFDRIEIALPAGKSIRIAAPGASGPHHPAYISGLKVDGRPTGHTWLPESIIRTGGTLAFSLAAYPDKHWGTAESDAPPSFGAGSSAVAVNVPQPVVSIAPGHRGSVTLDAQRMIDGAGGYTVSGAASDAGVAVTPTSGQFNAGGAASVSVPITVAPTVPQDYYLVSLTTTVGQSTRTTTVLVDTQAEPESR, encoded by the coding sequence ATGCGGTCGCGAACGGCCCCGATTGCGCTGGTCGCGACCCTGGCCGTGCTGATGACGGTGATCGCGCCGGCGCCGCCCCGGGGCTACGACGGACCGCCGCTGTTCGTGGCCAATCCCGTCGACCACGTCGTGACGCTCATCGGCACCGGCACCGGCGGCGAGACGGTGGGGGAGATCAACAACTTCCCCGGCGCCACCGTGCCGTTCGGGATGGTGCAGTACTCGCCGGACACCGCCGGCAATTACGCCGGCTACAACTACGACAACCCGCGGGCGACCGGGTTCAGCATGACGCACGCCTCGGTGGGATGCGCTGCGTTCGGCGACATCTCAATGCTGCCGGTCACCGGCGGGCTCGGCGTGCAGCCCTGGAACGCCACCGAACGCATCGCCCACGACGACACCGAGCGCGGGGTGCCCGGCTATTACACGGTGCGACTCCCCGGCGCCGGGGTGACCGCCGAACTCACCGCCACCGCGCACACCGGCGTCGGACGGTTCAGCTACCCGGGCGACGGACGGCCCGCCCTGCTGCAGGTGCGTTCCGGCTCGTCGCTGGCCGGCAACTCCCGCGCCACCATCCAGCTCGGCGAGGACAACACCACCATCACCGGCTGGGCCACCAGCGGCGGCTTCTGCGACAAGCCCAACGCCTACACCGTGTACTTCGCGATGAAGTTCAACCGGCCGTTCATCTCGTACGGGTCCTGGGACGGCAGCACCGTCTACCCCGGGGCCCGCAGCGCGAACGCGCCGTACAGCGGCGGGTATGTCGAGTTCCCGGCCGGCTCGGTGCTCGAGGTGCGCACCGCGATCTCCTACGTCGGCATCGAGGGGGCCCGAGCCAACCTGGCGGCCGAGGGCAACGCCGGCTTCGACGACGCCCGCGCCGCCGCGGCCCGGCAATGGAACGCCGCGCTTTCCCGGGTGACGGTGGCCGGCCGCAACAGCGACGACCTGACCACCTTCTACACCGCCCTGTACCGAACCCTGTTGCACCCCAACATGTTCAACGACGCCGACGGGCGCTACGTCGGGTTCGACGGCGGCATCCACCGGGTGGCCGACGGTCACGTCCAGTACGCCAACTTCTCCGACTGGGACACCTACCGCTGCCTGGCGGCGTTGCAGGCGTTGCTGTTCCCGGACCGGGCCGCCGACATGGCCCAATCGCTGGTCACCGACGCCCAGCAGAGCGGCGCGCTGCCGCGCTGGGCGTTCGCCAACGCCGCCACCGGCGAGATGAGCGGCGACAGCGTGGTCCCGCTCATCGTGAACCTGAACATGTTCGGCGCCAACGACTTCGACACCGCCGCGGCGCTGCGTTACATGGTGGACGGGGCGACCAAGGGCGGGGTGGGCCTGGCCGGTTACGTGGAACGGCGCGGCATCGCCACCTACCTGCGGCTGGGCTACGCGCCGTTCACCCTGGAATTCGGCCGCAACGGCTGGATCGCGGACGCGTCGATCACCCTCGAATGGTCGATCGACGACTTCGCCATCTCCCGGTTCGCCGACTCGCTCGGCGACGCCGCCACCGCCGCCGAATTCGCGAACCGGGCGCAGTACTGGCAGAACCTGTTCAATCCCAGCACCCGATCGGTGGTGCCGCGCAGCTGGAGCGGATTCTTCCGTCCCGGACCCGCGGTCGTGGTGTCCCCGGACAACTTCGGCCAGGTCGGGTACGACGAGGGCAACGCCGAGCAGTACGTGTGGTCGGTGCCGCACAACATCGCGGGCCTGGTGACCGCGCTGGGCGGGCGCGCCGCGGTGGCCGACCGGCTCGACCGGTTCACCAAGAAACTCAACGTCGGTCCCAACCAGCCGTACCTGTGGGCCGGCAACGAGCCCAGTTTCGGTGTGCCGTGGCTGTACAACTACATCGGCCAACCGTGGAAGACCCAACACACCGTCGACCGGGTGCGCGGGCTGTTCGGTCCGACCGCCGACGGTGAACCGGGCAACGACGACCTGGGCGCGCTGGCCGGCTGGTACGTGTGGGCGGCGCTGGGACTGTACCCGGCCACCCCGGGAACCCCCATCCTGACGGTGGCCGCGCCGCTGTTCGACCGCATCGAAATCGCGCTGCCCGCAGGCAAATCCATCCGGATCGCCGCCCCCGGCGCGTCCGGGCCGCACCACCCGGCCTACATCAGCGGCCTGAAGGTCGACGGCCGGCCCACCGGGCACACCTGGCTGCCCGAGTCGATCATCCGCACCGGCGGCACGCTCGCGTTCTCGCTCGCGGCCTACCCCGACAAGCATTGGGGCACGGCCGAATCTGACGCGCCGCCGTCGTTCGGGGCGGGGAGTTCGGCGGTGGCGGTCAACGTGCCGCAACCCGTCGTCAGCATCGCGCCCGGGCACCGCGGCAGCGTGACCCTGGACGCGCAACGCATGATCGACGGCGCCGGTGGATACACCGTCTCCGGCGCCGCCTCCGACGCCGGCGTCGCCGTGACGCCGACGTCCGGCCAATTCAACGCCGGCGGGGCGGCGTCGGTGTCCGTCCCGATCACCGTGGCACCGACGGTGCCCCAGGACTACTACCTGGTGTCCTTGACCACCACCGTCGGCCAAAGCACCCGCACCACAACGGTTCTGGTGGACACCCAGGCCGAACCGGAGAGCCGTTGA
- a CDS encoding lysylphosphatidylglycerol synthetase family protein → MRVDGRDIIVSGSLLQPLTRRTNDILRLGMALIFLAVVITGSVITRPQWIALEKSVSQIVGVLSPTQSDVVYLVYGLAIVALPFMILIGLIAAGQWKLLGAYAAAGLSAIVLLSISGTGLAAPRWHFDVLDRLTTLPAQLLDDPRWIGMLAAVLTVSGPWLPARWRHWWWALLLAFVPIHLVVSAIVPARSLVGLAVGWVVGALVVLVVGTPALEVPLDAAVRALAKAGFEVCRLTVVRPAGRGPLILSADGQDADHTALIELYGPHQRSGGALRQLWGKLKLRDAETAPLLTSMRRAVEHRALMAIAIGEAGLANTATVAVATLDRGWMLYSHKPPRGTPIDRCAKTTPVQRLWEALRVLNDHQIAHGDLRAHHITVDDGAVLFGGFGSAEYGATEAQLQSDIAQLLVTTSAHYDPKSAVRAAIDVFGADTILSASRRLTKVAVPKSVRRSVPDSGAVISGARAEVKRQTGADQIKPQTITRFTRSQIIQLVLFGALVYVAYPFISTAPTFFSQLRTADWWWALLGLLVSALTYVGAAAALWACADGMVNFWMLSIAQVANTFAATTTPAGVGGLALSTRFLQKSGLSAMRATAAVALQQSVQVIAHLALLVLFSAAAGASMNLSHFVPSATMLYLIAGVALGIVGTFLFVPTLRRWLATEVRPKLDEVVSDLAKLAREPRRLALILLGCAGTTLGAALALWASIQAFGGDTTFVAVTVVTMVGGTLASAAPTPGGVGAVEAALIGGLAAFGVPAAIGVPAVLLYRMLTCWLPVFVGWPVMRWLTKHEMV, encoded by the coding sequence ATGCGAGTTGACGGGCGCGACATCATCGTCTCCGGCAGCTTGCTGCAGCCGCTGACCCGGCGGACCAACGACATCCTGCGGCTGGGGATGGCGTTGATCTTCCTGGCGGTGGTGATCACGGGTTCGGTGATCACCCGCCCGCAGTGGATCGCGCTGGAGAAATCGGTCTCCCAGATCGTCGGTGTCCTCTCGCCCACCCAATCCGATGTCGTCTACCTGGTGTACGGGTTGGCGATCGTGGCCTTGCCGTTCATGATCCTGATCGGTCTGATCGCGGCCGGGCAGTGGAAGCTGTTGGGCGCCTACGCCGCCGCGGGGCTGAGCGCCATCGTGTTGTTGTCGATCAGCGGCACCGGATTGGCCGCGCCGCGATGGCATTTCGACGTCCTCGACCGGCTCACCACGCTGCCGGCGCAATTGCTCGACGACCCGCGCTGGATCGGGATGCTGGCGGCGGTGCTGACGGTGTCGGGACCGTGGCTGCCGGCGCGCTGGCGGCACTGGTGGTGGGCGCTGCTGCTGGCGTTCGTGCCGATCCACCTTGTGGTCAGCGCGATCGTCCCGGCGCGCTCGCTGGTCGGTTTGGCGGTCGGCTGGGTGGTCGGGGCGCTGGTGGTGCTCGTCGTGGGCACGCCGGCGCTCGAGGTTCCGCTGGACGCCGCGGTGCGGGCGTTGGCCAAGGCCGGCTTCGAGGTTTGCCGGCTCACCGTGGTCCGGCCGGCCGGCCGCGGCCCGCTCATTCTGTCCGCCGACGGCCAGGACGCCGACCACACGGCCCTGATCGAGTTGTACGGCCCGCACCAACGCAGCGGCGGGGCGCTGCGCCAGCTGTGGGGCAAGCTCAAGCTGCGCGACGCCGAGACCGCGCCGCTGCTGACCTCGATGCGCCGCGCGGTGGAGCACCGCGCGCTGATGGCCATCGCGATCGGCGAGGCCGGCCTGGCCAACACCGCGACGGTGGCCGTCGCCACCCTGGACCGGGGCTGGATGCTGTACTCGCACAAGCCTCCTCGCGGCACGCCCATCGACCGATGCGCGAAAACCACACCGGTGCAACGGCTCTGGGAGGCGTTGCGGGTGCTCAACGACCACCAGATCGCCCACGGGGACCTGCGCGCCCACCACATCACCGTCGACGACGGGGCCGTGTTGTTCGGCGGCTTCGGCAGCGCCGAGTACGGGGCCACCGAGGCGCAGCTGCAATCCGACATCGCGCAGCTGTTGGTGACGACGTCGGCGCACTACGACCCGAAGTCCGCGGTGCGCGCCGCCATCGACGTCTTCGGCGCGGACACCATTTTGTCGGCGTCCCGGCGGCTCACCAAAGTCGCTGTGCCCAAATCGGTTCGGCGTTCGGTGCCGGACTCGGGGGCCGTCATCTCGGGCGCCCGCGCCGAGGTGAAGCGGCAAACGGGGGCCGACCAGATCAAACCGCAGACCATCACCCGGTTCACCCGCAGCCAGATCATTCAGCTGGTGCTGTTCGGGGCGTTGGTCTACGTCGCGTATCCGTTCATCAGCACGGCGCCGACGTTCTTCTCCCAGCTGCGCACCGCGGACTGGTGGTGGGCGCTGCTGGGCTTGCTGGTGTCGGCGCTGACCTATGTCGGCGCTGCCGCGGCGCTGTGGGCCTGCGCCGACGGCATGGTGAACTTCTGGATGCTGTCAATCGCGCAGGTGGCCAACACCTTTGCCGCGACCACCACGCCGGCCGGTGTCGGCGGGCTGGCGTTGTCCACCCGCTTCCTGCAAAAGAGCGGCCTGTCGGCGATGCGGGCGACTGCGGCGGTCGCGCTGCAGCAGTCGGTGCAGGTGATCGCGCATCTGGCGCTGCTGGTGCTGTTCAGCGCGGCGGCCGGCGCATCGATGAATCTGTCGCATTTCGTGCCCAGCGCAACCATGCTGTATCTGATCGCGGGTGTGGCGCTGGGCATCGTCGGCACCTTCCTGTTCGTGCCCACACTGCGCAGGTGGCTGGCCACCGAGGTGCGCCCGAAGCTGGACGAGGTGGTGAGCGACCTGGCCAAGCTCGCCCGCGAACCGCGGCGGCTAGCGCTGATCCTGTTGGGTTGCGCGGGAACGACTCTCGGTGCGGCGCTGGCGTTGTGGGCCAGCATTCAGGCCTTCGGCGGCGACACCACGTTCGTCGCCGTCACCGTGGTGACGATGGTCGGCGGGACGCTGGCCTCGGCGGCGCCGACGCCCGGCGGTGTCGGGGCGGTCGAAGCGGCGCTGATCGGTGGGCTGGCCGCGTTCGGGGTGCCGGCGGCCATCGGGGTGCCGGCCGTGCTGCTGTATCGGATGCTGACCTGCTGGCTGCCGGTGTTCGTCGGCTGGCCGGTGATGCGCTGGCTGACCAAGCACGAGATGGTCTGA
- a CDS encoding ABC transporter permease, producing MAAISAPGALRARYPRTAANLDRYGGGTVRRLWQIGVFARFARVSIGQIGWALRHYRRETLRLVAEIGMGTGAMAVVGGTVAIIGFVTLSGGSLIAIQGFASLGNIGVEAFTGFFAALANTRIAAPIVAGVTLAATVGAGATAQLGAMRISEEIDALEVMGIKSISFLVSTRILGGLAVIVPLYALALDMAFTSGQVVTTVFYGQSNGTYEHYFRTFLRPEDVGWAVFEVVIIAVVVMITHCYYGYTASGGPVGVGHAVGRSMRFSLVSVVVVVLLAQLALYGVDPNFNLTV from the coding sequence ATGGCGGCGATCTCCGCGCCCGGCGCCCTGCGCGCCCGCTACCCGCGAACCGCGGCCAACCTCGACCGCTACGGCGGCGGAACCGTCCGAAGGCTTTGGCAGATCGGCGTTTTCGCGCGGTTCGCCCGGGTCAGCATCGGCCAGATCGGCTGGGCGTTGCGCCACTACCGGCGCGAGACACTGCGCCTGGTCGCCGAGATCGGCATGGGCACCGGGGCGATGGCCGTGGTCGGCGGCACCGTGGCGATCATCGGCTTCGTCACCCTGTCCGGCGGCTCGCTGATCGCCATCCAGGGTTTCGCGTCGCTGGGCAACATCGGCGTCGAGGCGTTCACCGGGTTCTTCGCCGCGCTGGCCAACACCCGCATCGCCGCACCGATCGTCGCCGGGGTCACGCTGGCCGCCACGGTCGGCGCCGGCGCCACCGCCCAGCTCGGCGCCATGCGGATCAGCGAGGAGATCGACGCGCTGGAAGTAATGGGCATCAAATCGATTTCGTTCCTGGTGTCCACCCGGATCCTGGGCGGGCTGGCGGTGATCGTGCCGCTGTACGCGCTGGCCCTGGACATGGCCTTCACGTCCGGTCAGGTCGTCACGACGGTGTTCTACGGCCAGTCGAACGGCACCTACGAGCACTACTTCCGCACCTTCCTGCGCCCCGAGGACGTGGGCTGGGCGGTGTTCGAGGTCGTCATCATCGCGGTGGTGGTGATGATCACCCACTGCTACTACGGCTACACCGCCAGCGGCGGCCCGGTCGGCGTCGGGCACGCGGTGGGCCGATCGATGCGGTTCTCCCTGGTCTCTGTGGTGGTGGTGGTCCTGCTCGCCCAGTTGGCGCTCTACGGTGTCGACCCGAACTTCAACCTGACGGTGTGA
- a CDS encoding LpqN/LpqT family lipoprotein — protein MKHLTLATISVALSLALVSCGHDHKSGDKTSSSTSTATSSKSSTAPAAQAKYTIADYVKDNHISETPVHHGDPGPNVDLPVPAGWQLNQISGTSYGGIVQSQPADPSDPPTVSALFSKLTGDVDPAKIIQYAPGEVQNLPGYSGSGDGSASTLGGYQAWQLGGTYQRGGKTRVIAQKTVVIPSQGAVYVLQLNADGLESDQGPLMDATHIIDEQTTITG, from the coding sequence ATGAAACACTTGACTCTAGCAACGATTTCCGTGGCGCTGAGTTTAGCGCTGGTGAGCTGCGGCCACGATCACAAATCCGGTGACAAAACGTCGTCGTCGACGTCGACGGCGACGTCCTCGAAATCCAGCACCGCGCCGGCGGCGCAAGCCAAATACACCATCGCCGACTACGTGAAGGACAACCACATCTCCGAGACCCCGGTCCACCACGGCGATCCGGGCCCGAACGTCGACCTGCCGGTGCCCGCCGGCTGGCAGCTCAACCAGATCTCCGGCACCTCCTACGGCGGCATCGTGCAGAGCCAGCCCGCCGACCCGTCCGACCCGCCCACCGTGTCGGCGCTGTTCTCCAAGCTGACCGGCGACGTCGACCCGGCGAAGATCATCCAGTACGCCCCGGGCGAGGTGCAGAACCTGCCCGGGTACTCCGGCAGCGGTGACGGCTCGGCGTCCACGCTGGGCGGTTACCAGGCCTGGCAGTTGGGCGGCACCTACCAGCGCGGCGGCAAGACCCGCGTCATCGCGCAGAAGACGGTGGTGATCCCCAGCCAGGGCGCGGTCTACGTGCTGCAGCTCAACGCCGACGGGCTGGAGAGCGACCAGGGCCCGTTGATGGACGCCACCCACATCATCGACGAGCAGACCACCATCACGGGCTGA
- a CDS encoding MlaE family ABC transporter permease, which produces MSSQAVIANYLRGQIQPGIDAVGGFFRTCVLTGKALFRRPFQWRETIEQGWFITSVSLLPTLAVAIPLTVLIIFTLNILLAEFGAADISGAGAALGAVTQLGPLTTVLVIAGAGSTAICADLGARTIREEIDALEVLGIDPIHRLVVPRVVAATIVATLLNGAVITIGLVGGFVFGVFIQHISAGAYVGTLTLITGLPEVVISVVKSATFGTIAGLVGCYRGLTTKGGPKGVGTAVNETLVLCVIALFAVNVVLTTIGVRFGTGR; this is translated from the coding sequence ATGAGCAGCCAAGCCGTGATCGCGAACTACCTGCGGGGCCAGATTCAGCCCGGGATCGACGCGGTCGGCGGCTTCTTCAGGACGTGCGTGCTGACCGGCAAGGCGTTGTTCCGGCGGCCCTTCCAGTGGCGGGAGACCATCGAGCAGGGCTGGTTCATCACCAGCGTCTCGCTGCTGCCCACCCTCGCCGTCGCGATCCCGCTCACCGTGCTGATCATCTTCACCCTCAACATCCTGCTGGCCGAGTTCGGCGCCGCCGACATCTCCGGCGCCGGTGCGGCGTTGGGCGCGGTGACGCAGTTGGGCCCGCTGACCACGGTGCTAGTGATCGCCGGCGCCGGCTCCACGGCCATCTGCGCCGACCTGGGAGCGCGCACCATCCGCGAGGAGATCGACGCGCTGGAGGTGCTGGGCATCGACCCGATCCACCGACTGGTGGTGCCCCGGGTGGTCGCCGCGACCATCGTCGCCACCCTGCTCAACGGTGCGGTGATCACCATCGGCCTGGTCGGCGGATTCGTGTTCGGCGTTTTCATCCAACACATTTCGGCGGGCGCCTACGTCGGCACCCTCACCCTGATCACCGGCCTGCCAGAGGTGGTGATCTCGGTGGTGAAGTCGGCCACCTTCGGGACCATCGCCGGCCTGGTCGGCTGCTATCGCGGGCTGACTACCAAGGGCGGTCCCAAGGGGGTGGGCACCGCCGTCAACGAGACGCTGGTGTTGTGTGTGATCGCGCTGTTCGCCGTCAACGTGGTGCTGACCACCATCGGCGTGCGGTTCGGGACGGGCCGCTGA
- a CDS encoding FadR/GntR family transcriptional regulator, with the protein MALQPVIRRSVPEAVFDQIATDVLSGELPAGSALPSERRLAEVFGVSRPAVREALKRLSAASLVEVRHGGVTTVRDFRRHAGLDLLPQLVFRDGELDAGVFRSILETRLRIGPKVAELAAEQHGPELAVLLDDSLRRLEASHSAVEWHRGSLEFWDHMVDSSGSIVFRLMYNPFRAAYERALGVLAAAIPAEINRTDAYRALAQAICAGDADEAGRGAREVLELANATMIGALERR; encoded by the coding sequence ATGGCGCTGCAGCCGGTGATTCGCCGATCGGTGCCCGAAGCGGTTTTCGACCAGATCGCCACCGACGTGCTCAGCGGTGAGCTGCCAGCGGGTTCGGCGTTGCCCAGCGAGCGCCGGCTGGCGGAGGTCTTCGGGGTGTCGCGCCCCGCCGTCCGCGAGGCGCTCAAGCGGCTGTCGGCAGCCAGCCTCGTCGAGGTGCGCCACGGCGGCGTCACGACGGTGCGCGACTTCCGGCGGCACGCCGGTCTTGACCTGTTGCCGCAGTTGGTGTTTCGCGACGGCGAACTCGACGCGGGGGTGTTCCGCAGCATTCTGGAGACCCGGCTGCGGATCGGTCCGAAGGTCGCGGAACTGGCCGCCGAACAGCACGGCCCGGAACTGGCTGTGCTGCTCGACGATTCGCTGCGCCGGCTGGAGGCCTCGCACAGCGCGGTCGAGTGGCATCGCGGCAGTCTCGAGTTCTGGGATCACATGGTCGACAGCTCCGGCTCGATCGTATTCCGGCTGATGTACAACCCTTTCCGCGCGGCCTACGAGCGAGCTCTGGGTGTGCTGGCAGCCGCGATTCCCGCCGAGATCAACCGCACCGACGCGTATCGTGCACTGGCCCAGGCGATCTGCGCCGGCGATGCGGACGAGGCGGGCCGCGGCGCCCGCGAGGTCCTCGAACTCGCCAACGCCACCATGATCGGCGCGCTGGAGCGGCGATGA
- a CDS encoding class I SAM-dependent methyltransferase gives MPRTDDDSWEITESVGATALGVAAARAAETESENPLISDPFARVFLDAAGDGMWNWFAAPNLPAQIAEAEPDLKPRMQGMVDYMAARTAFFDNFFLAATRAGVRQVVILAAGLDSRAWRLPFEDGTTVYELDQPRVLEFKATTLAEHGARPTCHLVSVPVDLRHDWPAALRQAGFDAHAPSAWSAEGLLPFLPAAAQQLLFERVQTLAAPGSRIAVEAPGPDFLDEAARERQRQTMQRVRDLMADLEPDRDIPDVQDLWYFEEREDVGDWLGRHGWDVTVTPAPELMARYDRRPPHDIEDATPQTRFVAAQRTERTRPDR, from the coding sequence GTGCCCAGGACCGACGACGACAGCTGGGAGATCACCGAGAGCGTGGGGGCGACCGCGCTCGGGGTGGCCGCCGCCCGCGCCGCCGAGACCGAGAGCGAGAACCCGCTGATCAGCGACCCGTTCGCGCGGGTGTTCCTGGACGCCGCCGGCGACGGCATGTGGAACTGGTTCGCCGCGCCCAACCTGCCCGCCCAGATCGCCGAGGCCGAACCCGACCTCAAGCCGCGGATGCAGGGCATGGTCGACTACATGGCCGCGCGGACGGCGTTCTTCGACAACTTCTTCCTCGCGGCGACCCGCGCGGGCGTCCGTCAGGTGGTGATCCTGGCGGCGGGCCTGGACTCCCGGGCGTGGCGGCTGCCGTTCGAAGACGGCACCACGGTCTACGAACTGGACCAGCCGCGGGTGCTGGAGTTCAAGGCGACGACGCTCGCCGAGCACGGGGCCCGGCCGACCTGCCACCTGGTCAGCGTCCCGGTGGACCTGCGCCACGACTGGCCGGCCGCCTTGCGCCAGGCCGGATTCGACGCGCACGCGCCCAGCGCGTGGTCGGCCGAGGGCCTGTTGCCGTTCCTGCCGGCGGCCGCCCAGCAGCTGTTGTTCGAGCGGGTGCAGACCCTCGCCGCGCCGGGCAGCCGGATCGCGGTGGAGGCGCCCGGCCCCGACTTCCTCGACGAGGCCGCCCGCGAGCGGCAGCGCCAGACCATGCAGCGGGTGCGCGACCTGATGGCCGACCTGGAGCCCGACCGCGACATCCCCGACGTGCAAGACCTCTGGTACTTCGAGGAACGCGAGGACGTGGGCGACTGGCTGGGCCGGCACGGCTGGGATGTGACGGTCACCCCGGCGCCCGAACTGATGGCCCGCTACGACCGCAGACCACCGCACGACATCGAAGACGCCACACCGCAGACGCGGTTCGTGGCGGCGCAACGCACGGAAAGGACCCGACCCGACCGATGA
- a CDS encoding type II toxin-antitoxin system ParD family antitoxin, with product MGKNTSFSLDEHYSAFIEREVASGRYRSASDVVRSALRLLEDRETQLRALRAALEAGERSGTSTPFDFDTFLDRKRTEASDGR from the coding sequence GTGGGTAAAAACACGTCTTTCAGCCTCGACGAGCACTACAGCGCCTTTATCGAGCGCGAGGTCGCCTCGGGACGCTACCGGTCGGCCAGTGACGTCGTGCGCTCCGCGCTACGGCTGCTCGAGGATCGCGAAACCCAGCTACGGGCGCTGCGCGCAGCTCTCGAAGCCGGCGAACGCAGCGGCACCTCGACGCCGTTCGACTTCGACACGTTCCTCGACCGTAAGCGGACCGAAGCTTCGGACGGCCGTTAA
- a CDS encoding class I SAM-dependent methyltransferase, whose protein sequence is MSTARSDDDSWEITESVGATALGVASARAAETRSENPLIKDPFAQVFLDAAGDGVWNWHSAPQLPPELIEAEPTIPLQQQAMVSYMASRTAFFDSFFLEATGAGIRQAVILAAGLDARSWRLPWPAGTTVYELDQPRVLEFKESTLAEHGAQPACNRVAVPVDLRHDWPEALRQAGFDASAPSVWSAEGLMPYLPAAAQDLLFDRIQGLTVAGSRVAVEALGPKFLDPQARAKRRERMDRIQALMARIDPDRAVPRTDELWYFEEREDVGEWFGRHGWDVRVTPSDELMAGYGRPAPAEVRDFVPGNLFVAAQRR, encoded by the coding sequence ATGAGCACAGCCCGGAGCGACGACGACAGCTGGGAGATCACCGAAAGCGTGGGGGCGACCGCGCTGGGGGTGGCCTCGGCCCGCGCCGCGGAGACCCGCAGCGAAAACCCTTTGATCAAAGATCCGTTCGCACAGGTCTTCCTGGACGCCGCCGGCGACGGCGTGTGGAACTGGCACTCCGCGCCGCAGCTGCCGCCCGAGCTGATCGAGGCCGAACCGACCATACCGCTGCAGCAGCAGGCCATGGTTAGCTACATGGCTTCGCGCACAGCGTTTTTCGACTCGTTCTTCCTGGAGGCAACCGGCGCGGGCATCCGTCAGGCGGTGATCCTGGCGGCCGGGCTGGACGCGCGGTCCTGGCGGCTGCCCTGGCCGGCCGGGACCACGGTCTACGAGCTCGACCAGCCCCGGGTGCTCGAATTCAAGGAGTCCACCCTGGCCGAACACGGGGCGCAGCCCGCCTGCAACCGGGTCGCCGTGCCGGTGGATCTGCGCCACGACTGGCCGGAAGCGTTGCGGCAGGCCGGGTTTGACGCGTCGGCGCCCAGCGTGTGGTCGGCCGAGGGGCTGATGCCGTATCTGCCGGCGGCCGCCCAGGACTTGCTGTTCGACCGCATTCAGGGCCTCACCGTCGCCGGCAGCCGGGTCGCGGTGGAGGCGTTGGGGCCCAAGTTCCTCGACCCGCAGGCCCGCGCCAAGCGCCGGGAACGGATGGACCGGATCCAGGCCCTGATGGCGCGGATCGATCCGGATCGGGCGGTGCCCAGGACCGACGAGCTGTGGTACTTCGAGGAACGCGAGGACGTCGGTGAGTGGTTCGGCCGGCACGGCTGGGACGTGCGCGTGACGCCGTCGGACGAGCTGATGGCCGGCTACGGGCGGCCGGCGCCGGCCGAGGTCCGCGACTTCGTGCCGGGGAACCTGTTCGTCGCCGCGCAGCGGCGGTAG